From Humibacter ginsenosidimutans, a single genomic window includes:
- a CDS encoding TetR/AcrR family transcriptional regulator produces MTTVSDATHTRAPRRDAAENRSALLDAAVRLLNTDIDASLEAIAAEAGLSRRSVYGHFANRDELVREVLRLGAARVAASILPIEHEDARIEIALYGATLWRQVQHASVTAEFAVRGPYTDLVAKSLEPARAKLRATVHRGVRDGVLRRDIRPEPLARLIERAALDVLAEATHDGLSDRQGHELVMLTALSVAGLGWREAGDLVAATPELAYRTASADEGSRA; encoded by the coding sequence ATGACCACCGTTTCCGACGCCACGCACACCCGCGCGCCGCGCAGGGATGCAGCCGAGAACCGGTCCGCCCTGCTCGACGCCGCCGTGCGCCTGCTCAACACCGACATCGACGCCTCGCTGGAGGCCATCGCCGCGGAGGCGGGACTCAGCCGTCGCTCGGTGTACGGGCATTTCGCCAACCGGGACGAGCTCGTGCGCGAGGTGCTGCGGCTGGGGGCGGCGCGGGTGGCGGCATCCATCCTGCCGATCGAGCACGAGGATGCCCGCATCGAGATCGCCCTCTACGGCGCCACCCTCTGGCGACAGGTGCAGCACGCGAGCGTGACCGCCGAGTTCGCGGTGCGCGGCCCCTACACCGATCTCGTGGCGAAATCGCTCGAGCCGGCGCGCGCGAAGCTGCGCGCCACGGTGCACCGCGGGGTGCGCGACGGCGTACTGCGCAGGGACATCCGACCGGAGCCGCTCGCCCGTCTCATCGAGCGGGCGGCGCTCGACGTGCTGGCAGAGGCGACGCACGACGGACTCAGCGACCGCCAGGGACACGAGCTGGTCATGCTCACGGCGCTGAGCGTCGCCGGACTCGGCTGGCGCGAGGCCGGCGACCTCGTTGCCGCGACGCCCGAGCTCGCGTATCGAACGGCATCCGCCGATGAAGGGAGCCGTGCATGA